The proteins below come from a single Tachypleus tridentatus isolate NWPU-2018 chromosome 13, ASM421037v1, whole genome shotgun sequence genomic window:
- the LOC143239388 gene encoding large ribosomal subunit protein uL24-like produces MKMNKLVTSSRRKNRKRHFNAPSHIRRKIMSAPLTKELRQKYGVRSIPIRKDDEVQVVRGHYKGQQIGKVVQCYRKKYVVYIERIQREKANGASVYVGIHPSKVVIVKLKMDKDRKKILERRAKGRQFSDKGKHTEESVAMETA; encoded by the exons ATGAAGATGAATAAGCTGGTCACTTCCTCTCGGAGGAAAAACAGAAAGAGACACTTTAATGCCCCATCCCACATCAGAAGGAAAATCATGAGTGCTCCTCTGACAAAAGAGCTAAGACAGAAATATGGTGTGCGTAGCATCCCTATTCGAAAGGATGATGAAGTTCAG gtGGTGAGGGGTCATTACAAAGGACAGCAGATTGGAAAAGTTGTCCAGTGTTATCGTAAGAAGTACGTAGTTTATATTGAAAGAATTCAGAGAGAGAAGGCCAATGGTGCTTCAGTGTATGTTGGAATTCATCCTTCCAAG GTGGTaattgttaaactgaagatggaTAAGGATCGTAAAAAGATTTTGGAAAGACGGGCAAAAGGACGTCAATTCTCAGACAAGGGAAAACATACTGAAGAATCTGTTGCTATGGAAACTGCATGA